The region CCGGCCTGAGTTCGGACGACTACCACACCTGGCTGAAACGGAACGCGGTCAGCTACGTGGCACTCGCATCGGCCAGCCCGCCGGACCGGTACGCCCGCGAAGAGGCTGCCCTGGTGGTCGCAGGTACGCCGTACCTGCGGGAGGTGTGGCGGGATGCGACCTGGCGGCTCTATGCGGTTGTCGATGCCGCCCCCCTGGTCAACGCGCCAGGTCGACTTCTCGAATCGACGCAGAACGGAGTCCGTTTCCATGCGGACGGGCCCGGCGAGGTGCTGGTCAGGTTGCATTGGTCTCGCTGGTTGACGCTCGACGGCACGGGTGGTTGTCTTGCCCCTGACCCCGAGGGGTGGACCATCGTACGGAGCACCACTGCAGGCGAGCAGTCGATCTCCAGCGGGCTAAGACCGGGGCCGTTCTGCTGACCAGCCGGGACCAGGCACCTGATGCGGGCTGTGACACGATGGGCACCGTGTCCCGGTACCACCTCGTCCGATACGCCGGTCTAGCTGGAGCGATACTGCTGGCTGTCAGTGCGTACCTCGGCGGGGTGAAGCCGACCTGGCACGGCGGGGTGACTCCGCTGACCATCTGGCAGGGCGAGTACGGGCCGCTGATCGTCAGCACCTGGCTGATCGGCACCGGGCTGCTCGTCGGAGCCTGGTGGTACGCCCGGCGCGGTGTGCCGTCGACCCGGTGGGCGTACGTGACCGTCGGACTGTGGCTGCTACCGCTCGTCGTGGCTCCCCCGATGGGCAGCCGGGACGTCTACTCGTACGCATGCCAGGGCGCGGTCTACACAACTGGGGAAAACCCGTATTCGGCAGGTGTCGCAGAACTTGGCTGCCCCTGGCTGCAGTCGGTTTCACCGATGTGGTGGGATTCGCCAGCGCCCTACGGACCGGTGTTCGTGCTGCTGGCCGGGGCGGCTGCCGCACTGGGCGGGACACTGGTCGGCACGATCGTGGTGCTGCGGGTCGTCGCGGTACTGGGCGTCGTGCTGGCGGCAGGCTGCCTACCAGCCCTTGCCCGTCGCTGCGGGGCGTCCGGAGAGCGAGCACTTTGGCTCATGCTCGGCTGCCCGATCGTCGCGGTCCATCTCGTCTCTGGCGCGCACAACGATGCCCTGATGGTCGGCCTGATGGTTGCTGGTCTGTTGGTCATCGTTGCCCGACCAGGCCGAAGCTGGAGCCTGCTCGTTGGTGGTGCACTGCTCGGTCTTGCGATCGGGGTGAAGGTCACCGCCGGGGTGGTTGTCCCGTTTGCCGCGCTCATTGCTGCGCCTGGTCCATACCGGCTGCGCGCGTTGCTCCGTCATGGCGGCTGGGTTGTGGGCGGAGCTGTTCTCAGCGTCCTGGCCACGACGACCGCTTCAGGGCTCGGCTGGGGATGGGTGAACGGCCTGACCCGCAGCGGCGACTCGATTCAGTGGACATCGGCCCCAACCGCGGTTGGGCTTGCCATTGAATATGTCGGCCGGCTGTTCGGTGTGCGATTCGATGCCGTGCCACTGGTCCGCGTCGTGGCGCTCGTCGTACTTGCCCTGGTGCTTGTTGCGTTGTGGTGGCGGGCCCGGACAGGCTCACCCATGATGGGCGCGGGGATCGCACTAGCGGCCACGGTTGTGCTGGCCCCTGTCTTTCATCCCTGGTACGCGGTGTGGCCGCTGGCCGTACTGGCGGTTACCGTCGGATCCAGCCAGTGGTTTCTGCTGCCCTTTGCCCTTGCCACCTTCCTTACCCTGCCGGATGGCACGAACCTGGCCAGGTTCACCAAGTTTCCTGGCGTATGGGTGATGACCTTTCTGGTGGTCCTGGTTGTGGCGCGAGGATGCGTAGGTATCTCTGCCGTCATACGGCAGAACATCGGCACGGCACGCAGCCATCCTGGGTAGGACCGGCACCTGGATTAGGACCGGCAGCCGGTTCTGACGAAGCTGGCCACCTCCCGACAGGCGTTCGTAGCCGAGTGCTGACAAGCCGGTAGAAAGCGAGCGGGCCGACCCGCAGGTGGCGGATCGGCCCGACTCGTCGTTCGCTCGGGTGTTAGGAAGGGCCCATGCCCTAGGAAGAACGAGCGGAAGGGGCCCTTCCTAACTGCTGATCTGGGGTCAGCAGTCGAAGTACATCGCGAACTCGTGCGGGGTCGGCCGCAGGCGGACCGGGTCGACCTCATTGGCCCGCTTCCAGTCCACCCAGGTCGAGATCAGGTCCGGCGTGAAGACGCCGCCTTCGAGCAGGTAGTCGTGGTCGGCTTCCAGCGCGTCGAGCACCTCGGGCAGTGAGCCTGGCACCTGCTTGACCGTGCCCCACTCCTCCGGCGGCAGGTCGTACAGGTCCTTGTCGATCGGCTCCGGCGGCTCGATCTTGCTCTTGATACCGTCGAGACCGGCCATCAGCATCGCCGAGAAGGCGAGGTAGACGTTGGCCGACGGGTCCGGCACGCGGAACTCGACCCGCTTGGCCTTGGGGTTGCTGCCGGTGACCGGGATGCGGGTGCAGGCGGAGCGGTTGCGCTGCGAGTAGACCAGGTTGACCGGGGCCTCGAAGCCCGGCACCAGCCGGCGGTACGAGTTGACCGTCGGGTTGGTGAAGGCCAGCAGCGACGGTGCGTGGTGCAGCAGGCCACCGATGTACCAGCGGGCCATGTCGGAGAGCCCGGCGTAACCGGTCTCGTCGTAGAACAGCGGCTCACCGTTCAGCCACAGGCTCTGGTGGGTGTGCATGCCGGAGCCGTTGTCGCCGAAGAGCGGCTTGGGCATGAAGGTCGCGGTCTTGCCGGCGGCCCAGACCTCGTTCTTGACCAGGTACTTGAACAGTTGCATCTGGTCGCCGGCGTGCAGCAGCGTCGAGAACTTGTAGTTGATCTCGGCCTGACCGCCGGTGCCCACCTCGTGGTGCGAGCGCTCGACGGTGAAGCCGGTGTCGATCAGCCGGCGCACGATGCTGTCCCGCAGGTCGGCGAAGTGGTCGACCGGCGGCACCGGGAAGTAGCCACCCTTGTACGCGGTCTTGTAGCCCCGGTTGCCGCCCGGCTCCTCCCGGCCGCTGTTCCAGGCACCCTCGATCGAGTCGATGTAGTAGTACGCCTGGTGGGCCGAGGTCTCGTGCCGGATGGAGTCGAAGATGTAGAACTCCGCCTCGGCGCCGAAGTAGGCGGTGTCGGCGATGCCGCTGGCGGCGAGGTAGGTCTCGGCCTTCTTCGCCACGTTGCGCGGGTCGCGGGAGTAGGCCTCCCGCGTGAACGGGTCGTGGATGAAGAAGTTGAGCGCCAGCGTCTTCTGGGCCCGGAACGGGTCGATGAAGGCGGTGGCGACGTCGGGCAGCAGCAGCATGTCCGATTCGTGGATGGCCTGGAAGCCGCGGATCGACGATCCGTCGAAGGCGAGACCATCGGTGAAGACGCTGTCGTCGAACGACTCGACCGGCAGGTTGAAGTGCTGCATCACGCCGGGCAGGTCACAGAAACGTACGTCGACGAACTTCACGTCCTCGTTCTTGAGGTATCGCAGGAGTTCCTCGGGGTTGGCGAACACACGTCCTCCTGGCACGTCCACTGGGTGGCTAGGCTGTTGGCGACGCTATGGCGGCGGGGTTGCCCGGGCATGTCTTCAGTGTTTCTGCCGTGTTACGTCATTCGCGGAGCGTCATCCCCGCCGGTCGGGCCGCCAGCAGCCGCTCTCGGGACATACCCGCGAGTGATGCTTGATAACGCCTTGTCGGAATTCACCCTATCTGCGCTGGTCAGGTCGGCGGGCCAGGGCCGGACCGGGGGAGATGGTCTTCCCCCCGGGGTGGCCGGTGCCGGCTCTCCCAGGAATGACGGATACCCTGACTCTCCGTGGCGATACAGCAGGATGCTCACGCGATGGCCGTCCCACCCGCAGCCGACCCTGATCTTGCCCCGGCCGATCTGGGGCGCCGCTTCGGTGCGTTGATCATCGACTGGGTGCTCTGTCTGCTGGTCGCCAACTTCTTCGGTGATCCGCTGCGCGACGGCTGGCCGCCGGTCGCCGTACTCATCGGCGAGTATGCCCTGTTTGTCGGTCTCTTTGCGCAGACGCCCGGAATGTGGCTGACCCGGGTCAGGTGTGTCTCATACGCCCACGGCGGGCGGATCGGCGTCATTCGTGGGCTGGTGCGCGGAGCGCTGCTCTCCCTGGTGATCCCTACGCTGATCATGGATCACCAGCGGCGTGGTCTCCATGACCGAGCAGTCGGCTCGGTGATGGTCCCGACGGCTGCGACAAGGCCGCCGACAACCTCGTCAGCAGCCGCCAGGGATTGATCCCTGCCCGACCCTGTCCGGGTCGGATGTCCGATTTACGTTCATGATCAACAGGCTGCCGGCGGGCTGGCGCGGAATGTTGGCGGCCGGCGGGTGGTTATATCTCGCGTACGACCGAGTAGCGCTGTCTTCCTAGCCGAGCGGCGCGCGGTCATCTCTTCAGATGGCATCGGGGTCGCTGGAATGTTGGTGGCTGGCCGGTCGTTACATCTTGTCTACGCCCCCGCCCCGGGACCTCGGGGTTGGGTGTGGCGTTCTGATTCTTTCCCCCCTTCTTTCAGGTGAGCGGCATCTGTGTGTGTCTGCTCCCTGGCGTCTTCTGTCCCCCGGGAGGCGTTTCCTTTCCCCCGTATTGGAGCTTTGTCATGAACACGATTCTGCGTAAGAGTGTGCTTGCTGCTGCTGGTCTTGCTTTCACCGGTGGTGTGTTCGCGGGTCCGGCGCTGGCCGACCCGGCGGTTGCCGCTCCGGTCAAGTCGGTGGGTGTGGTGCAGGCTGACAAGCCGGCCATGGACAAGCTGATCCCGCACGGTGTGCAGGGTGAGCAGTCGCGGATCCCGTTGAACGGTGAGCAGACCGGTAACGTGAAGGCGATCGTCAAGGCTACGAAGAAGGCTGGTATGGACGAGCGGGCCGCTGTGGTGGCGATCGCGACGAGCCTGCAGGAGTCGAAGTTGGAGAACCTGGGTCATCTGGGTGACCGGAATGATCACGACTCGCAGGGTCTGTTCCAGCAGCGTCCGTCTTCGGGTTGGGGTTCGGTGGAGCAGATCACGGATCCGGAGTACTCGACGACGGCGTTCCTGAAGGGTCTGAAGCAGGTTGACGGTTGGCAGGAGATGCCGTTGACGCAGGCGGCGCAGAAGGTTCAGGTGTCGGCGTACCCGTTCCACTATGCGCAGTGGGAGACCCAGGCTGCTGACCTGGTTGCCGAGCACTGGAACAGCTGACCCGACCAGCAACTGACAGATAACCGAACCGCAACGGGCTCCCGACCGGACGACATCCGGTCGGGAGCCCGTTTTGCTCTCTGCACTCGCAGCGCCGTGTTAGGAAGGCTCCTTCCTATGCGAGACCCGATAAGAAGGGGCCCTTCCTAACCTTTCAGCGCTGGCGACCGGCACCCCGGAAGCCCGGCGGTCGCATGTTCTTGGGGATAGCGCCCTTGGGCATCTGCGGCCGGGCGGAGAGCGCCTTCAAGCGCTTGTCCAGGGCGTTGACATCCTTACCGCTGAGGTTGCGGGGGAGTCGCATCAGGGTCATCCGCAGCTTGCGGACGGGTAGCTCGTTCTCGCCCTGACCGATCATGTAATCGAAGATCGGGGCGGTGCCGATCACCTTGGCCAGCCGTCGCTTCTCCTGGCCGAGCAGCCCGCGCACCCGATGCGGGTTGCCCTCGGCGAGGAGGATCACACCGGGACGACCGATGACCAGGTGCACCATGTCCATCTGGGTGGTCGAGCTGATGGCCGGGGTCACCCGCCAGTCGCCTCGCATGCTCTCCATGATCGAAGCTGCGGCACCCGGCTGTCCCTCGGCGGCGCTCATCATCGCCGTGTTCGAGCGCAGGTTCAGCACGATCAGCAGGGCGAGCAGCGCGACCAGGATGCCGATCGGCAGCCAGAACCAACCCCAGAACATGACCGCCACCACGGCGAGCGCGAGCGGGATCAGCACCGCGGCGGCGGCCAGCGGTACGAACCACTTGTCGCGTTTCGCAGTGAACGAGAAAACCATCCCGATCTGCTTCAGCCGTTGGCCGAACGACACCTTCTCCTGGGGTTTTGCCATGGCTCGGAGTGTAGTGGCCCGCTCGGACCACGCTGACCCGCGTCCGGCACTCCGTGCCTGATACAGCGGCGCATGGTGTCGGAAGACGGTGGTCCGGCGGGTCGGAGGTAAGGACCTTACCCGGGCGGACGCTCGTCCGAAGGTTGGGTAAGGAGGCGGGTAGTCGCCGAGGATCGGGCGCGAACCCCATGTGACCAGGGGACCTTCCAGCGAAAAGTAGTGCTCGGCAGGAACCACTACTTCCTCAGGAGGAAGCCATGTCGAGCACCGATGCGCACTTCGTACTTCAACTCCATCGGTCCCGCGCCGAGGAACTACGGGCCGAGGCGAACGCAGACCGGCTCGCCCGATCCCTGACCGGCCAGCCACGACACGGTCGTTCAGGGCGCTGGAGCGGGCTATGGCACCGCACGGCTGGTCGTACCGTTCGGTGACCGTCACCTGGTCCACGCCGTGGATCGTGGGGACCGGACATGATCGCCCCCCGCTCCGGCGTGACATCCTCGATGTCGTGACTCTCCGCGCCACCAGCACCGTCCTCGTCGGTCGTCAGACCGAACTCGCCGCCCTCCGCGAGACATACCAGCGCGTACGCGGCGGTGAGCCGGCGGCGGTGCTGGTGGGCGGTGAGGCCGGGGTCGGTAAGAGCCGGCTGGTCGAGGAGTTCGGCCGGCTCGTCGTCGCCGACGGCGGCCGGTTGCTGGTCGGCCAGTGCCTCGAACTCGGCGAACAGGGACTGCCGTTCGCACCGTTCGCCGCCGCACTACGGGCCGTGCTCCGCCGCGACGGCAGCGAGGTCTTCGACGGCTACGAGCACGAGTTCGCCCGCCTGCTGCCCGAGCTGGCCCGGACGCCGGGGCGGGCCCCGCTCGGTCCGAGCAGTTCGAACGTCCCGCCGACCGGCCTTGATATCCACCAGGGCTACCTGTTCGAGCTGGTCGGCGAGCTGTTCGCCCGGCTGGCCGCCGACGCGCCGCTGGTGTTGGTGATCGAGGACCTGCACTGGGCCGACCGCTCCACCCGCGATCTGATCTCCTTCCTGATCCGCGCGGCCCGGACAGCGCGGGTCATGCTGGCCTGCACCTACCGTTCGGACGAACTGCACCGGGGACATCCGTTGCGCCCGTTCCTGGCCGAACTCGACCGGACCCGGGGTGTCGAGCGGGTGGACCTGGCCCGCCTGGACCGGGACGGCACCGCCGCGATCCTGACCGACCTGCTCGGCACCGAACCGATGACGCGGGCGATCGACAACATCCACGACCGGGCACAGGGCAACCCGTTCTTCATCGAGGAACTCGTCGCCGCCGGTGACCCGGCCGGCTGTGCGGACCTGCCCGGCACCCTGCGCGACCTGCTGCTGGCCCGAGTTGACCGGCTACCCGAATCGGCACAGCGGGTCTTGCGGATCGCCGCCGCCGGGGGAAACCGGCTCAGTCACGACCTGCTCGCCACCGTCGCCGGGGAGCCCGAGGCGGAGCTGGAGGACGCGCTGCGCACGGCGGTCGCCGCGCAACTGGTCGTCGCCGATCCGGACGGCGGATACGAGTTCCGGCACGCGCTGGTACGCGAGGCCGTCCATGACGAACTGCTCCCCGGCGAGCACAGCCGACTGCACGCCCGCTACGCGACCGCCATCGAGGAGCAGCCGCAGCTGGTTGCCGCCGGGCGTGCGCCGGCCGAGGTCGCCCACCACTGGTACGCCGCACACGACCATCCCCGGGCGCTGACCGCCGCCCTGGCCGCGGCCAAGGCGGCCGCTGCCCGGTACGCGTACGCGGAGCAGAGCCGGCTGCTGGAACGGGTGCTGGAACTGTGGGAACAGGTGCCGGACGCCGCCGAGCGGCTCGGCATGAGGCATCTCGACCTGCTGGAGGAGACCCTGTGGGCGACGTGGACCGCCGGTGACCATGGCCGGGCGGTGACCCTGACCCGGGCGGCGCTGGCAGAGGTGGACCGGGCGGCCGAACCGTTGCGGACCGCCCGGCTGCTGGAGCGACGCGGCCGGTTGCTGCGCCTGCTCGGCACCGACGACGGTGCCCACGAGACGTGGGCGGCCTACCACCTGATCGCGGAGCTGGACGACGATCCGGAACGGGTACAACTGCTGGCCGAGATAGCCAACCAACTAGGCAAGGTCGACGCGGCGGAAGCGCCGCTGATCGCCGAAGCGGTGATGGCCTCGGCGCGGGCACTAGACGATCCGGCGTCACTGTTCTCCGCCGAGCTGGCCAATCTACAGGTCAAGTGCTGGCACGTGGCCGATGAGAGCCGATTGGCCGCGCTCGCCCGAGCCGAGGACCTGGCCCGGACGATCGGTGACCAGCCGGGGCTGGTGGCCGTACTGGTCAACAGCTCGGATGCGCTCTTCGAACTGGGCCGGTACGCGGAGTCGGCGAAGGCAGCCGAGCGGGGAGTGGACTGTGCGCGGCAGGTCGGCATCAGCCGTTCCACCGGTGCGTTCCTCTTCTCCAACCAGGCCGAGGCGTTGGTGGCACTCGGTCGTTGGGACGAGGCGGAGGAACTGTGCGCCCAGGCTGCCCGGCTCGACCCGCCTGGTGCGCTGGGCCTGCACTGGTTGCAGGTACGGGCCCGGCTGTGGCTGGCCCGGGGCAATCCCGGTGCTGACGACCTCGTCGCCCGGGCGCTGGCTTTTCTCGGTCGCCGCTACCTCGACGTGATCAAACGACTGATGCTGCACGAGTTGCGGATCGAGGCGGCGTACGCCGGTGGAGATCTGTCGGCCGGGCTGGTTGCCGCGCGCGAGGCGCTCTGCGCGACCACCGACAGCGATCATCCCCGCTACCGGTGGGCTGTGCTGGCGGCGGCGACCCGGGTCGCCGCCGCCGGGGCGGACCGACCGCTGCTCGACCAGCTCTGTGCGGCGGCCGCCGTCGGTATGACCCGGCACCCGGCCGAACGGGCGTACGCCGCAGAGGTGGCCGCCGGCCTGGCCGACGAGACCGACGCACTGACTGCCTGGAAGGCTGCGGTTTCCGCCTGGCGGGTGGACGGGCAGCCGTACCCGCTGGGGCGGGCGTTGCTCGGGCTGGCCCAGGCCTCCGCCGCAGCCGGAGACCGGGCCACGGTCGCCGCCTCGATCGGTGAGGCGACCGCCATCGCCGAGAGCCTGGGCGCGGTACTGCTCCGGAAGCAGGCGGTGACCCTGGCCCGCCGGGTCGGCCTGACCGGCACCGGGCGGGCCGGGCCGGACCTGCTCACCGGCCGGGAGCGGGAGGTGCTGCGCCTGGTGGCCGAGGGACACAGCAACAGCCGGATCGCCGAGCAGCTCTTCATCTCACCGAAGACGGCCAGCGTCCACGTGTCCCGGATCATCGCCAAGCTGGACGTCACCAACCGGGTCGAGGCGGCGGCGGTCGCGCACCGCCTCGGTCTGCTCGACCCGCCAGCGGGCACCGCGGCCTGAGGCGCACCCCCTAGCGCACCTGGCGGACCACCTCAGGCACCGGGCTCACCCCCGCTCAGGCACCTGGCGGACCAGCTGATCGGTGGCGAGCGGGACGGTCAGCGTACGGCCTTTTTCGGCAGGACCGGGGCGGCCCGGCCGGTACCGTGCTCGCCGCCGCTCCGCTGCGTCGGGCGCTTCTCCTCGTGGTACTCCTCCTCGACGTTGACCTGCCAGACGTCGTGGTCGGTGCCGTCGAGGATGTTCTCCACGGTGAGCATGGCGGTGAGCATGGAGTGGTCCTGGTTGTTGTAGCGGTGCATGCCGTTCCGTCCGACCGGGTGCACGTTCGGTACCGCCTCGGCCAGCCAGTGCCGGATGGTGTCGACGGACTCCTCATAACCCTCGTCGTAGACCGGGTACGCCTTGGGCATCCGGACCACGAAGCCGGCGCTCACCGCGCCCGACGTGACCAGCTTGAGCTGCTCCAGCTCCCGGGTGCCGAGGGCGATCAGGTCCTCGTCGGTGGAGTCCCACAGGTCGTCGCCCTCGTTGACGAAGAACTCCAGCCCGAGACAGGTGTATCCGTCCTGCACGAGGTAGGGCGACCAGGAGCCGAAGTTCTGGATCCGGCCGACCCTGACCCCGGGAGTGTGTACGTAGATCCAGTTGTCGGGGAAACCGGCCTCCTGCGGGACGACCAGGGCCACGGTGAGGAAGTCGCGGTAGCGCAACTGGTCGGCTGCGGTACGGACCCGCTCCGGTGCGGGCGGATCCATGGCGTGGATGAGTTGCGACAGCGGCATGGTCGACACGACGTGGTCGGCCTCGACCCGTCGTTCCCCCTCGGCATCCGCCACGGTGACCGCCACGGCGCGGCCGTCCTCCCGGTGGACGGTCTTGGCCCAGGTGTTCATGGTGACCACGCCACCCGCCTTCCCGACGTGCTCCGCGCAGCGTTCCCACATCATGCCCGGCCCGAGCTTCGGGTATTGGAACTCCTCGATCAGACTGGTGATGTCCTTCTGGTTGCGCTTCGGCATCAGCGCGTTGATCACCGCGTTGAACAGCGAGAGGTTCTTGATCCGCTGGGCTGCCCAGGCGGCCTGCAATTCGGTCGCCGGGATGCCCCACAACTTCTCGCTGTACGTCTTGAAGAAGATCGAATAGAGCCGTTTGCCAAATCGGGCGATTACCCAGCCCTCGAAGTGGCTCTGATCCTTGGGCGGCCGGACCTGCGCCCACACGTAGGAGCCGACACAGCGGATCGCCTCGACGATCCCCAGGTTGCCCAGCGCGTTACCGGCCTTCAAAGGGTAGTCGAAGAACTTCTCGCGGTAGTGGATCCGGCTCATTCGGGGACGGAGCAGGAAGTCCTCGTCCGGCAGGATCTCGTGCCACAACGCCTCGACCTGCGCGACCTTCGTGAAGAAGCGGTGCCCGCCGATGTCGAACCGCCACCCGTCCCGTTCGACCGTGCGGCTGATCCCCCCGACCACGTCGTCGGCTTCGAAGACCTGGACGCTGGCATTGCGTTTGGTGAGCTCGTACGCCGCAGTCAGACCAGCCGGTCCAGCACCGATGATTACCGTACGGGGGGATGTCGTCATGCTCTAATTCATCACCTTCGAGGTAATGCTGGCAACCACCCTGCCGCGCCGCCAGCGTCGGACGGGCGGAATTTAGCACGGCTATCACCCTGATGGGCGATTCGCCGCTGTCAGTTCCCTGGGTGGACGTCGGTGACGGTCTCCGGAAGACAAGTGATTGACGGGGGCGGTCGCCCTATCGTGGGGTCGCCACCGCGGCCGCGTCACGTGCGTCGATCGCCTGCCGGTAGAGCCGACCCGCCCGGTACGACGAACGCACCAACGGCCCGCTCATCACGCCGACGAAACCAATCTGCTCGGCCTCCTCACGCAGCTCCACGAACTCCTCCGGCTTGACCCAGCGCTCCACCGGGTGGTGTCGAGGGGTGGGGCGCAGGTACTGCGTGATGGTGATCAACTCACAGCCGGCGTCGTGCAGGTCGCGCAGCGCCTGCGAGATCTCGCTTCGCTCCTCGCCCATGCCGAGGATCAGGTTGGACTTCGTGACCAGCCCGGCCGCGCGGGCCTGGGTGATCACGTCGAGCGAGCGCTCGTAGCGGAACCCGGGCCGGATCCGCTTGAAGATGCGGGGCACGGTCTCCACGTTGTGGGCGAGCACCTCCGGCCGGGCGGTGAACACCTCGGCCAACTGTGTCGGGTCGCCGTTGAAGTCGGGGATCAGCAGCTCCACCCCGCAGCCGGGCTGGAGCGCGTGGATCTGACGCACCGTCTCGGCGTAGAGCCAGGCACCCCCGTCCGGCAGGTCATCCCGGGCGACCCCCGTGACGGTGGCGTACCGCAGCCCCATCGTGGCGACCGACTCCCCGACCCGGCGCGGCTCGTCGGCGTCGAACTCGGCGGGCTTCCCGGTGTCGATCTGGCAGAAGTCGCACCGCCGGGTGCACTGGTCGCCGCCGATGAGGAAGGTGGCCTCTCGGTCCTCCCAACACTCGTAGATGTTGGGGCAGCCGGCCTCCTGACAGACCGTGTGCAGGCCCTCCCGGGACACCAGGCCGCGCATCTGGGTGAACTCGGGCCCCATCTTGGCCTTGACCTTGATCCACGGCGGTTTGCGCTCGATCGGCGTCTCGGCGTTACGGGTCTCAATGCGCAGCAGTCGTCGACCATCGGGAGCAATCGTCACAACGCCGAGCGTACGCCCGACGGTGCTGGTCGATGAAGATTAGGCGACACGGCTCACGACGCTGCCGGTCGTGACACCGCTCACGTCCCGTCGCGCCCGAGGCGTCGCCGTCACCGGCTGGGTTCCGGCTCCGCCCGGTTGGCCGGCATCGAATCGGACCCGTGCCAGTCCGGTGCCGGCTGCCGAGCGAGATGATCCCGCAGCACGGTCACGACCGGGTTCCACGGCCGTCCCGTCGGGCCGGTGAAGACCAGGGTCCGACGCACCACCGGCTCGAGCGGCACCATGGTGAGGTGGGGAGTGAGCAGTGGTCTGCCCAGGGACGGCAGGATCGTCACCCCGACGTGGTCGGCGACCATGCCGAGCAGCGCGCGCAACTCGCGTACCCGGTGTGCGGGTCGGAAGTTGCGGTCCGCCTCCCGGCAGATCCGCATCACGTCGCCGTAGCATCCGCCCGTCGAGACGACCACCGGGTCGTCGAGCAGGTCGTGAATGGAGATGGCGGGCTCGCCCGCGTACGGGTGGTCCTTGTGGACCACGGCCTCGTAGGCGTCCCGCATCACCACCACACCCCCGTCCGGCCATGGGTCGGGGTTGATCAGCACCGCGGCGTCCACGATGTCCTCCTCCAGCCAGGGCATCATCTCGCTGTCGTCCGCCTCGAAGACCTTCACGGTGATCTCCGGCAGGTACTCCCGCCAGCTGGCGACCCACCCGGGGACCATCGCCTGACAGGCGGTCGCCGGCGCGGCCAGCCGGACCACCTCGGTGTGGCGGTCGACATGGTTCTCGGCCACGACCGCCATCGCCTTCAGCGAGGTCAGGATGGTCCGTGCGTGCGGTAGTAGTTGGTGACCCAGCAGGGTCGGTATCACGTCGGGGTGGCGGCGGAGCACCGGAGCGCCGAGGAGGCGTTCCAGGCTGGTCACCGCGTGCGAGACAGCGGGTTGGGTGGCCCGCAGTGCCGTCGCCGCGCGACCGAATCCCCGGTAGTCGACAGCGGCGACGAAGGCCCTCAGCTGCGCCACCGTGATCTTCAGGGCGTCACCAGCCGGCCGTGCACCCTGATGCCGTTCGCTTGCCCGCCTGCTCGCCCGTGGTTCGTCCGGCATGGTTCCCCCCTCACCGTTCGGGGCACCTCGCCGGTCTCGCCTGCGAGTGGAGTTCGGGCCGATCGGCAGGCAGAGGCATCGGGACACCCGGTGGAACCGGGCGTCGCCCGCCCCTGCGAACAGCCGCATGAAGACCCGAAAAACAGCCCACGAACCTTCTTCAGCCCTGGTCATCGACGATAAAGATCGCTCATGGGTCCATGAGTCGATCTAATTTGCGGACCGGATGATTCTTCCGCGAAC is a window of Micromonospora polyrhachis DNA encoding:
- the lipA gene encoding lipoyl synthase, producing the protein MTIAPDGRRLLRIETRNAETPIERKPPWIKVKAKMGPEFTQMRGLVSREGLHTVCQEAGCPNIYECWEDREATFLIGGDQCTRRCDFCQIDTGKPAEFDADEPRRVGESVATMGLRYATVTGVARDDLPDGGAWLYAETVRQIHALQPGCGVELLIPDFNGDPTQLAEVFTARPEVLAHNVETVPRIFKRIRPGFRYERSLDVITQARAAGLVTKSNLILGMGEERSEISQALRDLHDAGCELITITQYLRPTPRHHPVERWVKPEEFVELREEAEQIGFVGVMSGPLVRSSYRAGRLYRQAIDARDAAAVATPR
- a CDS encoding helix-turn-helix transcriptional regulator; translation: MTLRATSTVLVGRQTELAALRETYQRVRGGEPAAVLVGGEAGVGKSRLVEEFGRLVVADGGRLLVGQCLELGEQGLPFAPFAAALRAVLRRDGSEVFDGYEHEFARLLPELARTPGRAPLGPSSSNVPPTGLDIHQGYLFELVGELFARLAADAPLVLVIEDLHWADRSTRDLISFLIRAARTARVMLACTYRSDELHRGHPLRPFLAELDRTRGVERVDLARLDRDGTAAILTDLLGTEPMTRAIDNIHDRAQGNPFFIEELVAAGDPAGCADLPGTLRDLLLARVDRLPESAQRVLRIAAAGGNRLSHDLLATVAGEPEAELEDALRTAVAAQLVVADPDGGYEFRHALVREAVHDELLPGEHSRLHARYATAIEEQPQLVAAGRAPAEVAHHWYAAHDHPRALTAALAAAKAAAARYAYAEQSRLLERVLELWEQVPDAAERLGMRHLDLLEETLWATWTAGDHGRAVTLTRAALAEVDRAAEPLRTARLLERRGRLLRLLGTDDGAHETWAAYHLIAELDDDPERVQLLAEIANQLGKVDAAEAPLIAEAVMASARALDDPASLFSAELANLQVKCWHVADESRLAALARAEDLARTIGDQPGLVAVLVNSSDALFELGRYAESAKAAERGVDCARQVGISRSTGAFLFSNQAEALVALGRWDEAEELCAQAARLDPPGALGLHWLQVRARLWLARGNPGADDLVARALAFLGRRYLDVIKRLMLHELRIEAAYAGGDLSAGLVAAREALCATTDSDHPRYRWAVLAAATRVAAAGADRPLLDQLCAAAAVGMTRHPAERAYAAEVAAGLADETDALTAWKAAVSAWRVDGQPYPLGRALLGLAQASAAAGDRATVAASIGEATAIAESLGAVLLRKQAVTLARRVGLTGTGRAGPDLLTGREREVLRLVAEGHSNSRIAEQLFISPKTASVHVSRIIAKLDVTNRVEAAAVAHRLGLLDPPAGTAA
- a CDS encoding NAD(P)/FAD-dependent oxidoreductase, yielding MTTSPRTVIIGAGPAGLTAAYELTKRNASVQVFEADDVVGGISRTVERDGWRFDIGGHRFFTKVAQVEALWHEILPDEDFLLRPRMSRIHYREKFFDYPLKAGNALGNLGIVEAIRCVGSYVWAQVRPPKDQSHFEGWVIARFGKRLYSIFFKTYSEKLWGIPATELQAAWAAQRIKNLSLFNAVINALMPKRNQKDITSLIEEFQYPKLGPGMMWERCAEHVGKAGGVVTMNTWAKTVHREDGRAVAVTVADAEGERRVEADHVVSTMPLSQLIHAMDPPAPERVRTAADQLRYRDFLTVALVVPQEAGFPDNWIYVHTPGVRVGRIQNFGSWSPYLVQDGYTCLGLEFFVNEGDDLWDSTDEDLIALGTRELEQLKLVTSGAVSAGFVVRMPKAYPVYDEGYEESVDTIRHWLAEAVPNVHPVGRNGMHRYNNQDHSMLTAMLTVENILDGTDHDVWQVNVEEEYHEEKRPTQRSGGEHGTGRAAPVLPKKAVR
- a CDS encoding LysR family transcriptional regulator → MPDEPRASRRASERHQGARPAGDALKITVAQLRAFVAAVDYRGFGRAATALRATQPAVSHAVTSLERLLGAPVLRRHPDVIPTLLGHQLLPHARTILTSLKAMAVVAENHVDRHTEVVRLAAPATACQAMVPGWVASWREYLPEITVKVFEADDSEMMPWLEEDIVDAAVLINPDPWPDGGVVVMRDAYEAVVHKDHPYAGEPAISIHDLLDDPVVVSTGGCYGDVMRICREADRNFRPAHRVRELRALLGMVADHVGVTILPSLGRPLLTPHLTMVPLEPVVRRTLVFTGPTGRPWNPVVTVLRDHLARQPAPDWHGSDSMPANRAEPEPSR